One window of Bacillus alkalicellulosilyticus genomic DNA carries:
- a CDS encoding GerAB/ArcD/ProY family transporter, whose protein sequence is MGHFIKEQFLVTKNMVFFLIVSSQIGIGILSYQRSIVKSAGYDAWISVIMAGLLVHVLIWLIYKVLDKEGTDVIDVHQNLYGKWIGGLFSLIIMIYFLGSALTILRSYIEIVQVWLFPELGTWILSLFLIVLLFMIVNGGFRAVTGMCVLGFLIPFPLFILLLFPLEFANYLNVLPIWKNSLVELINGARDMTLNYIGFEFLLIYYPFIKEAKDSQAWAQLGALFTMALYTGVMMISLLFYSEEQLNRTIWATLTLYKIVEMPFIERFEYIVISLWMLLIIPNLVLGVWAVTRIAKKQFTWNQRISLGVVLFVLFVFSIFFEERHGVSLLNEYLGRIGFGIIYFYIPFLYVSHLIISKVRSSSNEA, encoded by the coding sequence ATGGGTCATTTCATAAAAGAACAGTTTCTCGTCACAAAGAATATGGTGTTTTTTTTAATTGTTTCTTCTCAAATCGGAATTGGTATCCTATCTTACCAACGTAGTATCGTAAAATCAGCAGGATATGATGCTTGGATTTCGGTAATTATGGCTGGTCTATTAGTACATGTATTGATTTGGCTTATTTATAAAGTGTTAGATAAGGAAGGCACCGATGTGATAGATGTCCATCAAAATCTGTATGGAAAATGGATTGGGGGCCTATTTTCACTTATCATCATGATTTATTTTTTAGGAAGTGCTCTTACCATTTTACGTTCATATATAGAAATTGTTCAAGTTTGGTTATTTCCTGAACTAGGGACATGGATTTTAAGTTTATTTCTCATAGTTTTACTTTTTATGATTGTGAATGGAGGCTTTCGGGCTGTGACTGGAATGTGTGTTCTTGGCTTCCTTATTCCTTTTCCGCTATTCATTCTTCTTTTGTTTCCACTAGAATTTGCGAATTACTTAAATGTCCTGCCAATCTGGAAAAATTCATTGGTAGAACTAATTAATGGGGCAAGAGACATGACATTAAACTATATAGGCTTTGAGTTTTTACTCATTTACTATCCGTTTATTAAAGAAGCAAAAGATTCACAAGCATGGGCGCAGCTTGGCGCTCTTTTTACGATGGCACTTTATACAGGGGTTATGATGATAAGCTTACTGTTTTACAGTGAAGAACAATTAAACCGAACGATATGGGCAACATTAACGTTATATAAAATTGTAGAGATGCCATTTATTGAACGGTTTGAATACATTGTTATTTCGTTATGGATGCTTTTAATTATTCCGAACTTAGTATTAGGAGTTTGGGCTGTTACGAGAATAGCTAAAAAACAGTTTACATGGAACCAACGAATTTCCTTGGGAGTTGTCTTGTTCGTTTTATTTGTGTTTAGCATTTTTTTCGAAGAAAGGCATGGAGTGAGTTTATTAAATGAATATCTGGGCAGGATTGGATTTGGGATTATTTATTTTTATATTCCCTTTTTATATGTCAGCCACTTGATTATTTCAAAAGTGAGGTCATCATCAAATGAAGCGTAG
- a CDS encoding Ger(x)C family spore germination protein, whose translation MKRSGWGIIFISLSIISGCVESRIIDELALIYTVGFDMTENDNIELMVTYPSFLEHGEESALFSEILTGESKTMKGALDILDTKAQKPLKLGQVRLLLYSDVIARTGIERYVDTLYRDPVVGNRILLALVEGEMKDIFETADDEQDRVGVLLPDLIHHNIERQVIPLTNLHLFLFSMYNDGRDAFLPIISIDNDEVKIIGTGIFKNDKYVEKINLKESFVLKLLLEKGKGGSQEYSLDNEGSTDYVVVENIHSETMVKVDSSQGTPTFTYVVDMKGEVSDYTGNMNLEDKHNLEVIEQSIVEELQQMASGLIVRFKEKEVDPLGLGERYRSQNRHWDSNEWNEMYSAITVDFDFNVRVATSGVIE comes from the coding sequence ATGAAGCGTAGTGGATGGGGGATTATTTTCATTTCATTAAGCATTATATCAGGATGTGTTGAATCCAGAATTATAGATGAGTTAGCTCTAATCTACACAGTGGGGTTTGACATGACTGAAAATGATAACATTGAGTTAATGGTTACGTATCCGTCTTTTCTTGAACATGGAGAAGAAAGTGCTCTTTTTTCAGAAATTCTAACGGGGGAAAGTAAAACGATGAAAGGAGCTTTAGATATTTTAGATACTAAAGCTCAGAAACCTTTAAAGTTAGGTCAAGTACGCCTTTTATTATATAGTGATGTCATTGCGCGAACAGGAATAGAAAGATATGTTGATACATTGTACCGTGATCCAGTTGTTGGGAATCGAATTCTATTAGCTCTTGTTGAAGGAGAAATGAAAGACATATTTGAAACAGCGGACGATGAACAAGACCGTGTCGGGGTCCTACTGCCAGATTTAATCCACCATAATATTGAGAGACAAGTGATTCCTTTAACAAATTTACATTTGTTTTTATTCAGCATGTACAATGATGGCCGGGATGCTTTCTTACCTATCATCAGTATAGATAATGATGAAGTAAAAATTATAGGAACCGGAATTTTTAAGAACGATAAATACGTCGAGAAAATTAACTTAAAAGAATCGTTTGTGTTGAAACTTTTACTTGAAAAAGGAAAAGGGGGTTCACAAGAATATTCTCTTGATAATGAGGGAAGTACTGACTATGTTGTAGTTGAGAATATCCATTCAGAAACCATGGTAAAGGTTGATTCTTCGCAAGGAACTCCAACGTTTACATATGTTGTTGATATGAAAGGTGAAGTATCAGACTATACAGGAAACATGAACTTAGAAGATAAACATAACTTAGAAGTCATTGAACAATCAATTGTAGAAGAGTTACAACAAATGGCGAGTGGTTTAATTGTGAGATTCAAGGAAAAAGAAGTAGACCCGCTTGGCCTAGGAGAGCGCTATCGCAGTCAGAATAGACATTGGGATTCTAATGAATGGAATGAGATGTATTCCGCAATAACGGTTGATTTTGACTTTAATGTACGCGTGGCTACATCAGGGGTGATTGAATAA
- a CDS encoding peptidoglycan DD-metalloendopeptidase family protein, producing the protein MVDYGKRLLIAAAIALFLGILFMGASTSFASTTVDDELLQSMIWPTTGDVTDTYGTRGGSHYGIDIGAPEGTPVYSIESGVVSRSYYSDTYGNVIFIEHPNGLETVYAHLHERYVEEGNIVALGEEIGTVGNTGRSSGAHLHFEVHAGKWDIEKSNSIDPMLVLADEPNSYIVVDEPTDEELRTVLSQRSSVTSENGKKEGQIETSVVVSKGDTLWHIAKEHGVTVDEIKNWNDLPSDKIIKGQALKLFSKEEHIHIVQSGETLTAISYVYDVPVSKIKTLNGLSNDVIYPGHALKVKD; encoded by the coding sequence ATGGTCGATTATGGAAAGCGGCTACTTATCGCCGCTGCAATCGCATTATTTCTTGGTATTTTATTCATGGGAGCTTCTACATCTTTTGCAAGTACTACAGTAGATGACGAGTTATTACAATCAATGATTTGGCCTACAACAGGGGATGTCACCGATACTTATGGTACAAGAGGCGGTAGTCACTATGGAATTGATATAGGAGCACCTGAGGGGACACCCGTCTATTCAATTGAGAGTGGAGTGGTGTCCCGCTCCTATTACTCCGATACGTATGGCAATGTCATATTTATAGAACACCCAAACGGATTAGAAACGGTATATGCTCATTTGCATGAAAGGTACGTGGAAGAAGGGAACATTGTTGCTCTTGGTGAGGAAATTGGAACTGTCGGGAATACCGGTCGTTCATCGGGTGCTCATCTACACTTTGAAGTGCATGCAGGGAAATGGGATATTGAAAAATCAAATTCAATTGACCCGATGCTTGTATTAGCTGATGAGCCGAACTCTTATATTGTAGTGGACGAGCCCACGGATGAAGAACTTCGAACAGTGTTATCTCAACGAAGTAGTGTAACGAGCGAAAATGGAAAAAAGGAAGGGCAAATAGAAACTAGCGTAGTTGTTTCAAAAGGAGACACGCTGTGGCATATCGCTAAAGAACACGGAGTAACAGTCGATGAAATTAAAAACTGGAACGACTTACCATCTGATAAAATAATAAAAGGACAAGCGTTAAAGTTGTTTTCTAAGGAAGAGCACATTCATATCGTGCAAAGTGGAGAAACGCTAACAGCGATTTCTTACGTATACGATGTACCTGTCTCAAAAATCAAAACACTAAACGGACTATCAAACGATGTCATTTACCCAGGTCATGCCCTAAAAGTGAAAGACTAA
- a CDS encoding DUF3231 family protein codes for MNDSMAICVLTHFLQHVKDPDINKVIQYGLQLSEQHISFITTLYKEENIAIPKGFTLQDDVDLSAPQLYSDSFCLLYIHNMAKIGGNGYILSLSNAAREDIRNFFTECTAKSAELFNRSAQILLAKGLFLRPPQIDLPGNIDFVKEESFLAGWLGEHRPLNSIEIMNLYFNIERNQLGKSLVMGFSQIAKSKQVTKYFKRGKEIAAKQIEVFGSILSQSELPAPMTWDTLPTKSTTYTFSEKLMVFHVAALSGASVSHYGTSMGTSPRRDIGLHYTRLLAEIMLFAEDGAKIMIEHGMDGGTSKSSRQKSISYPKIEKVFR; via the coding sequence ATGAATGACAGTATGGCGATTTGCGTATTAACTCATTTTTTACAGCATGTAAAAGACCCAGATATTAATAAAGTGATTCAATACGGATTACAATTATCAGAACAGCACATCTCCTTTATTACAACGTTGTATAAAGAAGAAAATATCGCAATACCCAAGGGTTTTACTTTACAGGATGATGTTGATTTATCAGCGCCACAACTATATTCAGATAGTTTTTGTCTTTTGTACATTCATAACATGGCCAAAATTGGTGGGAATGGTTATATTCTCTCACTATCAAATGCAGCAAGAGAGGACATTCGGAACTTTTTTACAGAGTGTACTGCGAAATCAGCAGAATTATTTAACCGCTCGGCTCAAATTTTATTAGCAAAAGGATTATTTTTGCGCCCCCCTCAAATTGATTTACCAGGTAATATTGATTTTGTGAAAGAGGAGAGTTTCTTAGCAGGATGGTTAGGTGAGCACCGTCCTTTAAATTCTATTGAGATTATGAATTTATACTTCAATATTGAACGAAATCAATTAGGGAAATCATTAGTAATGGGCTTTAGCCAGATTGCTAAATCAAAACAGGTGACAAAGTACTTTAAAAGAGGAAAAGAAATTGCAGCTAAACAGATAGAAGTGTTTGGTTCGATTCTGAGTCAATCAGAGCTTCCGGCTCCAATGACTTGGGATACACTTCCAACAAAGTCAACAACATACACCTTTTCAGAAAAATTGATGGTGTTTCATGTTGCTGCCTTATCAGGTGCCTCTGTAAGTCATTATGGAACTAGTATGGGAACAAGTCCGCGCCGAGATATTGGTCTTCACTATACAAGATTACTTGCGGAAATTATGTTATTTGCTGAAGATGGAGCCAAGATCATGATCGAACATGGGATGGATGGAGGAACCTCCAAAAGCTCCAGACAGAAAAGTATTAGCTACCCAAAAATAGAAAAAGTTTTTAGGTAG
- a CDS encoding spore germination protein, whose product MLFKWLVRQMQESSPPETIETVFVQFKQSSDFSIYEHNQHSVPYIVSYFSTMIDPQRLHRDVLPFVNDFIDLGLHQLVSKLPIDDVTVTSDPKTIKEKALQGYIILQVKSNRSECMLLKARVNFERDVTVPEMEFTVTGPQEAFVESLDTNINLIRKRIPIEQLKIKSLDVGTISKTKVAVMYVDHIANAENVQTMIQRLGNLEFDQALDSTIIAQMIADNNMAMFPQFINTERPDRVAAALSEGKVVFFCDGSPEAVLGPTTLIEFFSSLEDYYLPWHISSIIRFLRFISVGFSVLATPIYVAVLTFHYELIPRDLLATIMSSRSNIPFPPIIEALFLEFTIELLREAGARLPTKVGQTIGIVGGIVIGQASVEAGLTSNVLLIIVALSALASFTTPVYQMSNTIRLLRFPFILIAAFLGGVGIVLCLVFTLAHLLSLKSLGRPYLEPIYPLRVADWKDAFIRMPFNFLQTRPVFLRTKARSRFSFKKIVEHKDIDE is encoded by the coding sequence ATGTTATTTAAATGGTTGGTTAGGCAAATGCAAGAATCATCACCTCCAGAAACGATTGAAACGGTTTTTGTCCAATTTAAACAATCTAGTGATTTTTCTATATATGAGCATAATCAACATTCAGTTCCATATATTGTCTCATACTTTAGTACGATGATTGATCCACAACGATTACACCGTGATGTACTACCTTTTGTAAACGATTTTATTGACCTTGGGTTACATCAACTGGTTTCAAAGCTACCTATCGACGATGTAACAGTTACATCTGACCCTAAAACAATAAAGGAAAAAGCATTACAGGGTTATATTATATTACAAGTCAAATCGAATCGGTCAGAGTGTATGTTATTAAAAGCAAGAGTTAACTTTGAACGTGATGTGACCGTTCCAGAAATGGAGTTTACGGTCACCGGACCACAGGAAGCATTCGTTGAATCTCTTGATACAAATATAAATTTAATACGTAAACGAATTCCGATAGAACAATTGAAAATTAAAAGTTTGGATGTTGGGACAATATCAAAAACAAAAGTAGCTGTTATGTATGTCGACCATATTGCTAATGCGGAAAATGTTCAAACGATGATACAAAGACTTGGCAATTTAGAGTTTGACCAAGCCTTAGATAGTACAATCATTGCTCAAATGATAGCTGATAATAACATGGCGATGTTTCCACAATTTATTAACACAGAACGTCCAGACCGAGTGGCAGCAGCATTATCAGAAGGGAAAGTTGTATTTTTTTGTGATGGATCACCTGAAGCAGTGTTAGGTCCAACGACATTGATTGAGTTTTTCTCGTCATTAGAAGATTATTATTTACCTTGGCATATTTCATCAATTATTAGGTTTCTTCGTTTTATTTCTGTTGGTTTTTCCGTGTTAGCTACGCCAATTTATGTAGCAGTTCTAACGTTTCATTATGAGTTGATTCCACGAGATTTATTAGCAACGATTATGTCTTCTAGAAGTAACATTCCGTTTCCACCAATAATAGAAGCTTTATTTTTGGAATTCACGATTGAATTGTTGCGAGAAGCGGGGGCGCGACTTCCGACAAAAGTCGGACAGACCATTGGTATCGTAGGGGGAATTGTGATTGGACAAGCTTCTGTTGAAGCAGGACTGACAAGTAATGTACTTCTTATTATTGTTGCGTTAAGTGCACTAGCTTCGTTTACAACTCCAGTGTATCAAATGAGTAATACGATACGGTTGTTACGGTTTCCATTTATTCTAATTGCCGCTTTTTTAGGAGGGGTAGGAATCGTTTTGTGTTTAGTGTTTACGCTCGCTCATTTACTTTCACTAAAGTCATTAGGTAGACCGTACTTAGAGCCTATATATCCGTTACGTGTAGCTGATTGGAAAGATGCATTTATCCGAATGCCATTTAACTTCTTGCAAACTCGTCCAGTCTTTTTGAGAACAAAAGCACGTAGCCGTTTTTCATTTAAAAAAATTGTGGAACATAAGGACATTGATGAATAG
- the serA gene encoding phosphoglycerate dehydrogenase gives MYNILVSDPMSKEGLLPLLESDNVNIVEKNVNEVEDTLDTFDALIVRSGTTVTAEVFAKMPNLKIVARAGVGVDNIDIDAATKHGVVVVNAPDGNTISTAEHTFAMIASLARNIPQANASIKGGQWNRKAFQGIELYGKKLGIVGFGRIGTQLAKRAAAFEMESLVFDPFLTQARAEKIGVTPASLDEVLENADIITVHTPLTKETKGLLGMVNIGKTKKGVFLINCARGGIIDEQALKHYLETGHVAGAALDVFEEEPATDNDLIAFDNVIATPHIAASTTEAQLNVASQVSEEVLRFLEGNPVSNSINLPTLSKEVYEKVKPYYELTKTMGNILSQCMKTPVQEIEVFYGGSVTDLETSITTRSLIAGFLQPRVDASVNDVNAALIAKERGIVYGEKHLNSSYGYSNIVHAVVHGENRTFDLKGTFVKEYGPRIVSINGFNVDFYPTGHLIYIQHSDRPGVIGRVGQLLAEHNVNIATMQVGRKEEGGEAIMMVAVDKEVSDEIIEALQGIEDILFADKIEL, from the coding sequence ATGTATAATATTCTTGTATCCGACCCAATGAGTAAAGAAGGTTTATTACCTTTATTAGAGAGTGACAATGTAAATATTGTTGAGAAAAATGTAAACGAAGTTGAAGATACACTTGATACGTTCGATGCCTTAATCGTACGAAGTGGAACAACGGTTACTGCAGAAGTCTTCGCAAAAATGCCTAATCTGAAAATTGTTGCTCGTGCCGGGGTTGGTGTTGATAATATCGATATTGATGCGGCTACAAAACATGGTGTCGTCGTAGTTAATGCTCCAGACGGAAATACAATTTCAACGGCTGAACATACATTTGCTATGATTGCATCTTTAGCACGTAACATTCCTCAAGCAAATGCTTCTATTAAAGGTGGACAGTGGAATCGTAAAGCATTCCAAGGTATTGAACTTTACGGTAAAAAACTTGGAATTGTTGGATTTGGACGTATTGGTACTCAGTTAGCAAAACGTGCAGCTGCTTTTGAAATGGAATCTTTAGTGTTTGACCCATTTTTAACTCAAGCTCGTGCTGAAAAAATCGGAGTAACTCCTGCTTCTCTTGATGAAGTACTTGAAAATGCTGATATTATCACAGTTCATACACCATTAACGAAAGAAACTAAAGGGTTACTTGGAATGGTGAACATCGGAAAAACGAAAAAAGGTGTTTTCTTAATTAACTGTGCACGTGGTGGAATCATCGATGAGCAAGCTTTAAAGCACTATTTAGAAACGGGTCATGTTGCTGGTGCAGCTCTTGACGTGTTTGAAGAAGAGCCTGCAACTGACAATGATTTAATCGCATTTGATAATGTCATTGCAACTCCTCACATTGCAGCATCTACAACTGAGGCTCAATTAAATGTAGCATCTCAAGTATCTGAAGAAGTTCTTCGCTTCTTAGAAGGAAATCCAGTAAGTAATTCAATTAACTTACCAACCCTTTCTAAAGAAGTATATGAAAAAGTTAAGCCTTATTATGAATTAACAAAAACAATGGGGAACATTCTTTCTCAGTGCATGAAAACGCCAGTTCAAGAAATCGAAGTTTTCTACGGTGGTTCAGTTACCGATTTAGAAACATCCATTACAACTCGTAGCTTAATTGCTGGCTTCCTACAGCCTCGTGTTGATGCTAGTGTTAATGATGTAAATGCGGCACTTATCGCTAAAGAACGTGGCATTGTCTACGGAGAAAAGCATTTAAACAGCTCTTACGGCTATTCTAATATCGTTCATGCCGTTGTACACGGTGAAAACCGTACATTTGACCTTAAAGGAACATTCGTAAAAGAATATGGTCCTCGTATCGTATCTATTAATGGATTCAATGTTGACTTCTACCCTACTGGACATTTAATTTATATTCAACACTCTGACCGTCCAGGTGTTATCGGTCGTGTCGGTCAATTGCTTGCTGAACACAATGTGAACATTGCAACAATGCAAGTGGGACGTAAAGAAGAAGGCGGAGAAGCGATCATGATGGTTGCTGTCGATAAAGAAGTAAGCGACGAAATCATCGAAGCATTACAAGGAATTGAAGATATCCTATTCGCAGACAAAATCGAATTGTAA
- a CDS encoding ferredoxin, which yields MAKYTIVDKDTCIACGACGAAAPDIYDYDDEGIAFVTLDDNQGIVEIPDVLLDDMNDAQEGCPTDSIKIADEPFDGDALKFE from the coding sequence ATGGCAAAATACACAATTGTAGACAAAGATACTTGTATTGCTTGTGGAGCGTGTGGTGCTGCTGCACCAGATATTTACGATTATGATGACGAGGGGATTGCATTCGTTACTCTAGATGACAATCAAGGAATCGTTGAAATTCCTGATGTTCTTCTTGATGATATGAATGACGCTCAAGAGGGCTGTCCTACAGATTCAATTAAAATTGCTGACGAGCCATTTGATGGCGACGCTCTAAAATTTGAATAG
- a CDS encoding VanW family protein, which yields MKGWLIFGLICVSMTGCVVGENEEVVQTIAYQHSPTLTFSEIDPGKQPMKWELTLIDGRTDERQSILLNEYGYPAKPLDEQSLATFAAELASGIDQPMVNPTIDLQGNIQPGQKRIILSEAELVESIKQLTYIDSELQLPIYETEPTLTAEDLEGILNFELGSYKTYFNAGVTGRTTNIKLSSEAIQHHVLAPGDVFSFNSVVGQRTKERGYQEAKEIVNKEFVMGIGGGICQTSSTLFNAVDNAGLEIVERYSHSRDIGYVPPNRDATVSWGGPDFKFKNQYDVPILIQTEVHNGVVEVRILSSKPTDKLLVSR from the coding sequence TTGAAAGGTTGGCTAATTTTCGGGTTGATTTGTGTCAGCATGACTGGTTGTGTGGTAGGCGAGAATGAGGAAGTGGTTCAAACAATAGCTTATCAGCATTCACCAACTTTAACATTTTCTGAAATTGATCCAGGAAAACAACCAATGAAGTGGGAATTAACTTTAATAGATGGGAGGACTGATGAGCGTCAATCAATTCTTTTAAATGAATATGGATATCCTGCCAAACCACTGGATGAACAAAGTTTAGCGACATTTGCAGCAGAGTTAGCTTCTGGAATTGATCAGCCAATGGTGAATCCAACGATTGATTTACAAGGGAATATTCAACCTGGGCAAAAACGAATTATTTTATCAGAAGCGGAACTCGTTGAATCTATAAAACAATTAACTTATATAGATTCAGAATTACAACTTCCCATTTATGAAACGGAACCGACACTGACTGCCGAAGACTTAGAGGGGATTTTAAATTTTGAACTAGGAAGCTATAAAACTTATTTTAATGCTGGAGTTACAGGTCGTACCACGAATATAAAATTATCTTCTGAGGCGATTCAGCATCATGTTCTTGCACCTGGTGACGTGTTCTCATTTAATAGTGTAGTAGGACAACGTACGAAAGAACGGGGTTATCAGGAGGCAAAGGAAATCGTTAATAAAGAATTTGTTATGGGTATCGGAGGTGGAATTTGTCAAACGTCTTCAACCTTATTTAATGCTGTTGACAATGCTGGACTAGAAATTGTTGAACGTTACAGCCATTCTCGAGATATTGGTTATGTCCCCCCGAATCGTGATGCTACGGTTTCATGGGGTGGTCCAGATTTTAAATTTAAAAACCAGTATGATGTTCCAATACTCATTCAAACGGAAGTCCATAATGGGGTAGTAGAAGTAAGAATTCTCTCATCAAAACCAACCGACAAGCTATTGGTAAGTCGGTAA
- a CDS encoding M14 family metallopeptidase, with protein MNTYTVKKGDTIAKVAEKLNIRPIELLLVNPHLLDVTDYIFPNQVLTIPDSQANVLKSPFICRSEYGPTDVYKEIDEIKRNYSNKMTVETIGKSVMGQPIHLLKIGTGKKQIFYSGGWHANEWHTTKFLMTFVNQLLLHVKQNKEMAGYPVSKILDDVTLYVVPLVNPDGVELVHQGIYPEHPYYNQVLEINKGALRFEHWSSNIRGVDLNHQWPAGWEIEAEESPQHPWPRHYSGTGPLTEPEAKAIYTLTKDNNFAYVLAFHSQGQVIYWGYRGLEPKESEEMVTKLSLASSYLPVHTADSDGGYKDWFIQETGRPGFTIEVGVGTNPLPFSAFSEIWSNNVCLALEGLVL; from the coding sequence ATGAATACGTATACAGTAAAAAAAGGCGATACGATTGCAAAGGTTGCAGAAAAACTAAATATAAGACCGATTGAGTTGCTATTGGTAAATCCACACCTTTTAGATGTTACTGATTATATTTTTCCAAATCAAGTGTTAACTATTCCTGATAGCCAAGCAAATGTATTAAAAAGTCCTTTTATCTGTCGGTCAGAATACGGACCTACTGATGTTTATAAAGAGATTGATGAGATAAAAAGAAATTATTCGAATAAGATGACAGTAGAAACGATTGGAAAATCAGTTATGGGGCAACCAATCCACTTATTAAAAATAGGCACAGGAAAAAAACAAATATTTTATTCAGGTGGATGGCATGCCAATGAATGGCATACAACCAAGTTTCTAATGACTTTTGTAAATCAGCTTTTATTACATGTAAAACAAAACAAAGAAATGGCTGGTTATCCTGTTTCAAAAATACTAGATGATGTTACATTGTATGTGGTTCCGTTAGTGAATCCAGATGGGGTTGAGCTTGTACATCAAGGGATTTATCCAGAACATCCTTACTATAATCAGGTGCTAGAAATTAATAAAGGTGCGCTTCGCTTTGAACATTGGTCGAGTAATATCCGTGGTGTTGATTTAAACCATCAGTGGCCCGCAGGATGGGAGATTGAAGCAGAGGAAAGTCCTCAACATCCTTGGCCGCGTCATTATAGTGGAACAGGCCCATTAACTGAGCCAGAAGCTAAAGCGATCTATACTCTTACAAAAGATAATAATTTTGCGTATGTTCTTGCTTTCCATTCTCAAGGTCAAGTCATCTATTGGGGGTATCGAGGATTAGAACCAAAAGAAAGTGAAGAGATGGTGACTAAACTATCATTGGCCAGTTCCTATTTGCCTGTGCATACCGCTGATAGTGATGGAGGCTATAAAGACTGGTTTATCCAAGAAACAGGTCGTCCAGGTTTTACAATAGAAGTGGGTGTTGGTACAAATCCGTTGCCATTTTCAGCTTTCTCAGAGATATGGTCTAACAATGTTTGTTTGGCACTCGAAGGGTTAGTGTTATAG
- a CDS encoding helix-turn-helix domain-containing protein, whose product MTIIEGIFLTIANQFAGNRSIYGIYHLLKGKRSSQTIQDGYLFHCHHLFGVIPYITRETILSVKEELLQKEMIISIEEDRVMLTEFGEEYKRTFLEKNSYISSLQGWKHKDIDLIFWQRLSLYIQCLSMFEAGQTSFIPITKNQTVLTWVKQHFPANKKEQTNQLRRLYLELHRFLKEIEPVQAVLFTKKVTGYQQIGLTTEQISEELNLTKEEVRLRFFALIHSLLDYISAHQESCPLLREVSEQKRKTFHLTTTATVTYSFVKKGKTISEIASERKLKQNTIEDHIVEIAIEDPLFSITSYLTDEQKMQIENAVREKKTKRLRDIKAHVDPEITYFQIRLVLTRMEVMK is encoded by the coding sequence ATGACAATAATTGAGGGAATATTTCTTACAATCGCTAATCAGTTTGCCGGCAATCGATCGATATATGGAATTTATCATTTACTAAAAGGAAAACGGTCATCTCAAACGATTCAGGATGGATACTTATTTCATTGTCATCATTTGTTTGGTGTGATCCCATACATCACTAGGGAGACAATATTGAGCGTGAAAGAGGAACTACTCCAAAAGGAAATGATTATTTCTATAGAAGAAGACAGAGTAATGCTTACAGAATTCGGCGAGGAGTACAAGCGTACATTTTTAGAAAAGAATTCGTATATATCGTCGTTACAGGGTTGGAAGCATAAAGACATAGACCTGATTTTTTGGCAACGCCTTTCTTTGTATATCCAATGTTTGTCAATGTTTGAAGCGGGACAAACATCCTTTATTCCTATTACTAAAAATCAAACGGTATTGACCTGGGTAAAACAACATTTCCCTGCAAATAAGAAGGAACAAACAAACCAACTAAGGAGACTATACCTTGAATTGCATCGATTCTTAAAAGAAATTGAACCAGTACAAGCTGTACTCTTTACAAAAAAGGTAACGGGCTATCAACAAATCGGGTTAACTACAGAACAAATCAGTGAAGAGCTTAATCTTACTAAAGAAGAGGTTCGATTACGATTTTTTGCATTAATCCACTCGTTACTGGATTATATTTCTGCTCATCAAGAAAGTTGTCCATTGCTTAGGGAGGTGTCTGAACAAAAAAGGAAGACCTTTCACCTAACCACTACAGCTACGGTAACGTACTCATTCGTTAAAAAGGGAAAAACAATATCTGAAATTGCATCAGAACGAAAGTTAAAACAAAATACAATCGAAGACCATATTGTAGAAATTGCAATTGAAGACCCTTTATTTTCGATAACCTCTTATCTGACAGATGAACAAAAAATGCAGATTGAAAATGCGGTAAGAGAAAAGAAGACAAAAAGATTACGGGACATTAAGGCACACGTGGACCCTGAAATCACTTATTTTCAAATTAGACTTGTATTAACGAGAATGGAGGTAATGAAGTGA